The Theobroma cacao cultivar B97-61/B2 chromosome 1, Criollo_cocoa_genome_V2, whole genome shotgun sequence genome contains the following window.
TAGTTGGATATACATGTTTGTTTAACACATATAAAACAACCAGGTCAGCATTCGAGTATCTGTGGGGACTCTTCGCATTTCCCATTGAAATTCTCTCCCCCAACTTCGGTTATCTTCTTTTCTCGTCTCAAAAGCTCCGTCTTTTTCTAGCATTTTAGACCCACCCATCATCAGGATGCTCATCCTCTCAGTAGCCTGCACGTAATCATGTTCAATGATACTTTATAGTTTTCAAATGGTGACAATTTGTAAGGCCTGTTTACTAAAATTTTGGAGTTGTATTCGAACCTTCATGTTTACTAGCACTTCGTTTCTTCAACACTGCTTTCAGAAACATCAAACAAACAACTACAAACCCCAAAGCTGCTACTCCTCCAACCGCGATTGCCACTGTCTTCTGTGTGTGTTGCCTTGTCCCTGTCCCTACAACAATcaccaaatttaaaatttaattgcgAGGAGATTGCCTTAGCAggtaaagagagagagagaaaaatggaaCCACTAACATAATTAAGGAGAATTAATAGAAAAGTGGCCTCTACACGCCTTCAGCCCCAGGGACTAAAAACTTTTTGACTAGACTCAAAAAACCAAGGGAAAGCCACCTGTCTTCTTCACACAAAGAGAccaatctctctttctctctccacaaTCCACATCCTTCATTATTCTAagtcatttattttatctttagagaaacaaaacaaaaatcgGGAGGTCCAGGTCCAGGTCCGGGTAGAGACTTTACCTTgcaatgaaatttgaaaatgatccACAGGCTTTCTACAAGTGATagcaaatataaaaataatggaCATATCGGAGCAAGAAACCAAATTCGCAATATATTAATGTGAAAGGTGatatcttttcctttcctttctctccaTCTCTTACCTGAAGATGAAGATACGGTCGGAACTCCATTGGGGTAGTAGCTATAACTAATGTAGCACTTGTGCAGATAAACCTGTGCTGAAATTGAGTCACCACAATCATCTTTTGCTGTCTCAAAAGCACTCTTCACACAATCCCCACAGTCACTGTTCGCCAAATCACCCTCACACTGACCCAAAACGTAAACAGACTGATAATCTCCAGTGTAAAACAAACGTTTACCACTTTTCACACCATCTTCTGTCATGTTGAAGGCCGTCTCTCTTCTGCCCTCGAAGTCAGTGCCACTTGCCTGAGCTGACCCACAAACCTTGTACAAAAACTCAGTTTCTGGAACCTGTTTGAACCCAACAATCTCGTACCTTAGATAACAGCCACTCAGCTGAACCCTAGCGGCTACAGCTTTGCCACAAAGTTTATCACTAATTTCTGGGAGCTTGCTTACACAGCTGTAACACTGGCTTGTTGTTAGGTCTCCTCTGCATTGGTAAAGGCCCATGATTGCATTAGGGTCCTGACCAGAGGTGGTAGTGGAGAAAGTTTTCTGTGATGATTGTGAAACCAAAGTTGACATGAGGTTTTTGAGGTTTTGTAAATAAACTCCAGATGGGTCTTGAAATTTCTGGTCTGCACAGCCCTTAAAGACCACGGTAGTATAATCTGCACCTGttgcaacaaaagaaaaggaccCCAAAAAAATTGTGACTGAAAACCAAGAAACAGATAGAATACAGAGGGATTTTCTGGGCAAACCCATTTGAGAACTGGATGGTTTGCTTTCAGTAGTTCTTGTTTGTCACAACATGAAAGGATGTTTTGAGGAGGGTTTCTATGGGAGCTACTGGATATGGGTTTGAGCTTGAAACAAGAGGCTTGTTGCTATATATGGCCTGAAGTCTGAACTGTCCTTAAAGGGCCTTGAACCTTTATTCTATGGGGTTGCTTTTCTGGGTGtaattttctttgctttctctttttgcTTCTTCAAATTCAAGTGCTTAGCTTTAAAGTTAGAAGACGATTAATAATTGTTTGACAGAGACAGATGAAATTGGTTTTTGCTGATCTTACTCTTCATAAACACAGCAATGAATATCCAATCAAAATCAGcagattaaatatttttctggGGATCGCCTGATGCAGTGAAAGCGAATATAATCAGATTTTATTCTGTTGTAGAGTTTAGAGTTGGAGTATTTGTCCAACATCTCTTTGTTATGGTTTGACTACAATGAAACAAGAAATATGCTTTCACATGAAATTTGTGTGTCTGTGCACTGTGTATTGTTCAGAGACACATATAGCATTCAAGCTTGTTTGGAAAGCACATGGGCTTTAGAGAACATAGGGcaattcaaaatgaaaaatcgcATGTATAGCCTTGGATTGGGTACAGCTTGTAAGAAAATGAACTTTTGCAAGCACTTGTTCTGGCGAAAAAAGCAAGTCGGGGCTTTAGCATATAGTGGAGCAAAGCAAACGATCATTTCTCCAACGtgcatttttgttttctgctTTGTTATATTACAAAATTTGTGCTGAAACAACTAAACAAAgtagtaataataaaaaagtaaagtatacaatttttttttgctttttgcttttttttttttttacaaagtGCATAATTTCCTTGGTTGGTTAGGTTTCACTtagcttaatttcttaatAAGGATCCCGAAAGGATTATTCGCTTATGTCAACAATATGCAAAGTGTGATAAGCTGCTTTACGCAGCTTTTCCGACCATACTTAAAGATGGGTTAACTATTTTGTAATCGGATAGTCTACAATGTCCGATCTGATTAAGTAGGattaaagtattttataattgagttCGGATAATAGTTTTAAGATAATTATTATTCAAACTCGATTATATATAATGATTTTTAGTATTAAATTTcagttttatatttattattaataatttttttataattaatttagtacttacaaaaattcattaatttgttttaattatgattttaaattttattgttttattaactaattttcatttataatttaatttttattaattatatacataaaaatatattttaatcgGATATTTAATGGATATGGGTATTTAACGGGGTAGTGTATACAACATTCAGGTATAAGTTCGagtaacaattaaaaaaattaatcgaatatttatagagtttgTATACCCTATCAAATAAAAGAGTTTGGGTTTGGATAATTCAAAAACAACAAATATCCAACCAATGATATCCCTAACAGTACTAAATCTTGTGcaacaatttcaaattaacatttttattcttaCTTTTATCCCAAAaccacttttatatatatatatatatatatatatatatatatNtatatatatatatatatatatatatatatataaaggtgaaaagtaagaaaatatcattgattaaaaatgaaaGGACATGGAAATAAACTGTAACACTAACTCTAATGTATTTCGTCTatataaaagttttatttatttctatagAAGACCTTTTCCTATCTAAATGTGCTGTATATTATCCTACCCAAAGACAAATTGGTCATTGCCTAATTAGACCTGCAAGATATAAACTGCGGCAGCAGAAGGAAAGTTCTTGACCGAGCACAGTCACTCTTTCACTGCATATTACTTTTATtaacttttttcattttgtttctttgcaTTTCAACGCCACTATGTACAttgatttcttttcaaatttatttttacacTTGAGCATTTGACTAAATGATTGatgcataattttttttaaaaaatatggtttaaatcttcttttttcaaatatatatatatatatatatataaacaaactCATCCTTAatctaatgataattaatttacatattcaGTTATGTTGTTGATATTCTTAATTAGCTTCCCTTCTCTTTGATTATGATGTGAACTTGGCATTTAAATGTATTATCAAAAGCAACTAGTACAAGTTGAAGAGGCCACTCAGTTTCATCATATACTCATTTCATATCTTTTATGTGGGCGacattttggttttttatttgttaagataattatacaaattatttagttaaagttataatataatattattaactAGTTAGACTACAATATATAGTTAGATATATATTATAGTACTCTTAGCTAGTTAAACTTTGACTATAGTAACTCAAGGTGGCCTTGTAAATGTCAACTTGAGTCTAGAAACTAACTCTTGAAATCGAATAAGAAGATGAGTCTTGGTAAAGATATTGGCAACTTGATTTAAAAAGGTcacaaaaatgagaaaaagagTCCCTTAAGTCACATAATGatgaacaaaatgaaaattaatctCAATATGCTTTGTATACTGATGAAATACATCATTGTGAGCAATTTGGATAACATTGCAATTATGACAATTAAAGACAGTGGCAAAGATTGGACAATGTCCATATCctttaataataaatgaagTCCAAGTAACT
Protein-coding sequences here:
- the LOC18613072 gene encoding cysteine-rich repeat secretory protein 56 isoform X2 is translated as MGLPRKSLCILSVSWFSVTIFLGSFSFVATGADYTTVVFKGCADQKFQDPSGVYLQNLKNLMSTLVSQSSQKTFSTTTSGQDPNAIMGLYQCRGDLTTSQCYSCVSKLPEISDKLCGKAVAARVQLSGCYLRYEIVGFKQVPETEFLYKVCGSAQASGTDFEGRRETAFNMTEDGVKSGKRLFYTGDYQSVYVLGQCEGDLANSDCGDCVKSAFETAKDDCGDSISAQVYLHKCYISYSYYPNGVPTVSSSSGTRQHTQKTVAIAVGGVAALGFVVVCLMFLKAVLKKRSASKHEGY
- the LOC18613072 gene encoding cysteine-rich repeat secretory protein 56 isoform X1 yields the protein MGLPRKSLCILSVSWFSVTIFLGSFSFVATGADYTTVVFKGCADQKFQDPSGVYLQNLKNLMSTLVSQSSQKTFSTTTSGQDPNAIMGLYQCRGDLTTSQCYSCVSKLPEISDKLCGKAVAARVQLSGCYLRYEIVGFKQVPETEFLYKVCGSAQASGTDFEGRRETAFNMTEDGVKSGKRLFYTGDYQSVYVLGQCEGDLANSDCGDCVKSAFETAKDDCGDSISAQVYLHKCYISYSYYPNGVPTVSSSSGTGTRQHTQKTVAIAVGGVAALGFVVVCLMFLKAVLKKRSASKHEGY